A genomic stretch from Cellulomonas sp. KRMCY2 includes:
- the rplN gene encoding 50S ribosomal protein L14 yields MIQQESRLKVADNTGAKQILCIRVLGGSGRRYAGIGDVIVATVKDAIPGGNVKKGDVVKAVIVRTTKERRRPDGSYIKFDENAAVILKADGEPRGTRIFGPVGRELRDKKFMKIISLAPEVL; encoded by the coding sequence ATGATCCAGCAGGAGTCGCGACTCAAGGTCGCCGACAACACGGGAGCAAAGCAGATTCTCTGCATCCGTGTTCTCGGGGGTTCGGGACGTCGCTACGCCGGTATCGGCGACGTCATCGTCGCGACCGTCAAGGACGCCATCCCCGGCGGCAACGTCAAGAAGGGCGATGTCGTCAAGGCCGTGATCGTGCGCACCACCAAGGAGCGCCGCCGTCCGGACGGTTCGTACATCAAGTTCGACGAGAACGCCGCCGTGATCCTCAAGGCGGACGGCGAGCCTCGTGGGACCCGCATCTTCGGCCCGGTGGGCCGCGAGCTGCGCGACAAGAAGTTCATGAAGATCATCTCGTTGGCTCCGGAGGTGCTCTGA
- the rplC gene encoding 50S ribosomal protein L3, protein MTTFPQNARPITALLGTKLGMTQVWDEAGHLVPVTVVQVATNVVTQVRDADTDGYVAVQLAYGQIDPRKVSQPLKGHFEKAGVTPRRHLAEIRTTDAAEFALGQEITAEAFTAGQLIDVTGTTKGKGFAGVMKRHGFHGVGASHGAHRNHRKPGSIGGASTPSRVFKGIRMAGRMGHDRQTTQNLTVHAVDADRGLLLVKGAIPGPKGGVVLVRTAVKGA, encoded by the coding sequence ATGACCACGTTTCCCCAGAACGCTCGGCCGATCACGGCCCTGCTCGGTACGAAGCTCGGCATGACCCAGGTGTGGGACGAGGCCGGGCACCTCGTGCCGGTCACCGTCGTGCAGGTCGCCACCAACGTGGTGACCCAGGTGCGCGACGCGGACACCGACGGCTACGTCGCTGTCCAGCTGGCCTACGGCCAGATCGACCCGCGCAAGGTGTCACAGCCCCTCAAGGGTCACTTCGAGAAGGCCGGCGTCACGCCGCGCCGCCACCTCGCCGAGATCCGCACGACGGATGCTGCCGAGTTCGCGCTCGGTCAGGAGATCACCGCCGAGGCCTTCACGGCAGGGCAGCTGATCGACGTCACCGGCACCACCAAGGGCAAGGGCTTCGCCGGTGTGATGAAGCGTCACGGCTTCCACGGTGTCGGCGCCTCCCACGGTGCGCACCGCAACCACCGCAAGCCCGGCTCGATCGGTGGCGCTTCGACGCCGTCGCGCGTGTTCAAGGGCATCCGGATGGCCGGTCGCATGGGCCATGACCGCCAGACCACCCAGAACCTGACCGTTCACGCGGTCGACGCCGACAGGGGCCTCCTGCTCGTCAAGGGCGCGATCCCCGGTCCCAAGGGCGGCGTCGTCCTCGTGCGCACCGCCGTGAAGGGGGCGTAA
- the rplP gene encoding 50S ribosomal protein L16 has protein sequence MLIPRRLKHRKQHHPSRSGAASGGTTIAFGDFGIQALEPAYLTNRQIEAARIAMTRHIKRGGKVWINVYPDRPLTKKPAETRMGSGKGSPEWWIANVKPGRMLFELAGVDEPLAREAMRRAMHKLPMKCRFVVREGGGN, from the coding sequence ATGCTGATCCCGCGCAGGCTGAAGCACCGCAAGCAGCACCACCCGTCGCGCTCCGGTGCGGCATCGGGTGGCACCACGATCGCGTTTGGCGACTTCGGTATCCAGGCTCTCGAGCCGGCCTACCTGACGAACCGGCAGATCGAGGCTGCTCGTATCGCCATGACCCGCCACATCAAGCGTGGCGGCAAGGTCTGGATCAACGTCTACCCTGACCGCCCGCTCACCAAGAAGCCGGCGGAGACCCGCATGGGTTCAGGTAAGGGTTCCCCCGAGTGGTGGATCGCCAACGTCAAGCCGGGTCGGATGCTCTTCGAGCTCGCCGGTGTCGACGAGCCGCTCGCCCGTGAGGCGATGCGTCGTGCGATGCACAAGCTCCCGATGAAGTGCCGGTTCGTGGTACGCGAGGGTGGTGGCAACTGA
- the rplX gene encoding 50S ribosomal protein L24 produces MAKIKKGDLVVVISGRDRGKQGRVLEVLKDSDRLVVEGVQRVTKHVKAGQTNRGTRTGGIETVEAPIHVSNVMLVDPETKKGTRVGYRTEEIERDGRPRTVRVRVAKRSGKDI; encoded by the coding sequence ATGGCCAAGATCAAGAAGGGCGACCTCGTCGTCGTCATCAGTGGGCGTGACCGTGGCAAGCAGGGTCGTGTGCTCGAGGTCCTCAAGGACTCCGACCGCCTCGTCGTCGAGGGTGTCCAGCGGGTCACCAAGCACGTCAAGGCCGGCCAGACCAACCGCGGCACGCGGACCGGTGGCATCGAGACCGTCGAGGCCCCGATCCACGTCAGCAACGTGATGCTGGTCGACCCGGAGACCAAGAAGGGCACCCGGGTCGGGTACCGCACCGAGGAGATCGAGCGCGACGGACGGCCTCGTACCGTCCGGGTCCGTGTGGCCAAGCGCTCAGGTAAGGACATCTGA
- the rplB gene encoding 50S ribosomal protein L2, producing MGIRKYKPTTPGRRGASVADFVEITRSEPEKSLVRPLHKTGGRNSTGRVTTRHQGGGHKRAYRVIDFRRHDKDGVPAKVAHIEYDPNRTARIALLHYADGEKRYIIAPNKLSQGDVVENGASADIKPGNNLPLRNIPTGTVIHAIELKPGGGAKMARSAGVSVQLVAKDGPYAQLRLPSGEIRNVDLRCRATVGEVGNAEQSNINWGKAGRMRWKGKRPTVRGVAMNPVDHPHGGGEGKTSGGRHPVSPWGQAEGRTRRPNKPSDKLIVRRRRSGKNKKR from the coding sequence ATGGGAATCCGTAAGTACAAGCCGACGACACCCGGTCGCCGCGGCGCCAGCGTCGCCGACTTCGTCGAGATCACGCGCTCCGAGCCGGAAAAGTCGCTCGTTCGACCGCTGCACAAGACCGGCGGTCGCAACAGCACCGGTCGGGTGACCACGCGGCACCAGGGTGGCGGGCACAAGCGCGCCTACCGGGTGATCGACTTCCGTCGCCACGACAAGGACGGCGTGCCGGCCAAGGTCGCTCACATCGAGTACGACCCGAACCGCACGGCGCGCATCGCGCTGCTGCACTATGCGGACGGCGAGAAGCGCTACATCATCGCGCCGAACAAGCTGTCGCAGGGTGACGTGGTGGAGAACGGTGCATCGGCCGACATCAAGCCGGGCAACAACCTCCCGCTGCGCAACATCCCGACCGGTACCGTCATCCACGCCATCGAGCTCAAGCCCGGTGGCGGCGCGAAGATGGCACGGTCGGCCGGTGTCTCGGTGCAGCTGGTCGCCAAGGACGGTCCCTACGCGCAGCTCCGGCTGCCGTCCGGCGAGATCCGCAACGTCGACCTCCGCTGCCGCGCGACGGTCGGCGAGGTGGGCAACGCCGAGCAGTCCAACATCAACTGGGGCAAGGCCGGCCGGATGAGGTGGAAGGGCAAGCGCCCGACCGTCCGCGGTGTCGCCATGAACCCGGTCGACCACCCGCACGGTGGTGGCGAGGGCAAGACGTCCGGTGGTCGTCACCCGGTGAGCCCCTGGGGCCAGGCCGAGGGCCGCACGCGTCGTCCGAACAAGCCGAGCGACAAGCTCATCGTCCGTCGCCGCCGTTCCGGCAAGAACAAGAAGCGCTGA
- the rpsJ gene encoding 30S ribosomal protein S10 — MAGQKIRIRLKSYDHEVIDSSARKIVDTVTRAGATVVGPVPLPTEKNVFCVIRSPHKYKDSREHFEMRTHKRLIDIIDPTPKAVDSLMRLDLPADVNIEIKL; from the coding sequence ATGGCGGGACAGAAGATCCGCATCAGGCTCAAGTCCTACGACCACGAGGTCATCGACAGCTCGGCGCGCAAGATCGTCGACACGGTGACACGCGCTGGTGCAACGGTCGTGGGTCCGGTGCCGCTGCCGACGGAGAAGAACGTCTTCTGCGTCATCCGGTCGCCTCACAAGTACAAGGACAGCCGCGAGCACTTCGAGATGCGCACCCACAAGCGCCTCATCGACATCATCGATCCCACGCCGAAGGCGGTCGACTCGCTCATGCGACTCGACCTGCCCGCGGACGTGAACATCGAGATCAAGCTCTGA
- the fusA gene encoding elongation factor G: MALDVLTDLNRVRNIGIMAHIDAGKTTTTERILFYTGVNYKIGETHDGASTMDWMEQEQERGITITSAATTCYWKNNQINIIDTPGHVDFTVEVERSLRVLDGAVAVFDGKEGVEPQSETVWRQADKYDVPRICFVNKMDKLGADFYFTVSTIVNRLKAKPLVIQLPIGEESEFTGVVDLVEQKALIWRGETALGEEYSTEAIPADLVEKAAQYRADLIEAIAESSEELLEKYLNGEEISVAEIKAGIRKMTIASEAYPVLCGSAFKNKGVQPMLDAVIDYLPTPLDVPAIQGHALNHEETIVTRAPSSTEPFAALAFKVATHPFFGKLTYVRVYSGKVPSGAQVYNSTKGKKERIGKLFQMHSNKENPVDEATAGHIYAFIGLKDVTTGDTLCDPANPVVLESMTFPEPVIDVAIEPKTKGDQEKLGVAIQKLAEEDPTFRVRHDEETGQTVIGGMGELHLDILVERMRREFKVDANVGKPQVAYRETIRRSVVKIDYVHKKQTGGSGQYAKIQMTFEPLDPAEGELYEFQNKVSGGRIPREYIPSVDAGIQSAMELGVLAGYPLVGVRAILLDGASHDVDSSEMAFKIAGSMILKEAVRKADPVLLEPVMAVEVRTPEEYMGDVIGDINSRRGMIHSMEDATGVKVIRANVPLSEMFGYVGDLRSKTQGRAVYSMQFDSYAEVPRNVAEEIIKKTRGE; the protein is encoded by the coding sequence GTGGCACTCGACGTGCTGACCGACCTGAACAGGGTCCGCAACATCGGCATCATGGCCCACATCGATGCCGGCAAGACCACGACCACCGAGCGGATCCTCTTCTACACGGGGGTCAACTACAAGATCGGCGAGACGCACGACGGTGCGTCGACGATGGACTGGATGGAGCAGGAGCAGGAGCGCGGCATCACGATCACGTCCGCCGCGACGACCTGCTACTGGAAGAACAACCAGATCAACATCATCGACACCCCGGGTCACGTCGACTTCACGGTCGAGGTCGAGCGTTCGTTGCGGGTGCTCGACGGTGCGGTTGCCGTCTTCGACGGCAAGGAGGGCGTCGAGCCCCAGTCGGAGACGGTGTGGCGGCAGGCGGACAAGTACGACGTCCCGCGCATCTGCTTCGTCAACAAGATGGACAAGCTCGGTGCCGACTTCTACTTCACGGTCAGCACCATCGTGAACCGCCTCAAGGCCAAGCCGCTGGTCATCCAGCTGCCGATCGGTGAGGAGAGCGAGTTCACCGGGGTTGTCGACCTGGTCGAGCAGAAGGCCCTGATCTGGCGCGGCGAGACCGCCCTCGGCGAGGAGTACTCGACCGAGGCGATCCCGGCCGACCTGGTCGAGAAGGCCGCCCAGTACCGTGCCGACCTCATCGAGGCCATCGCCGAGAGCTCCGAGGAGCTCCTGGAGAAGTACCTCAACGGTGAGGAGATCTCGGTCGCCGAGATCAAGGCGGGCATCCGCAAGATGACCATCGCCAGCGAGGCGTACCCGGTGCTGTGCGGATCGGCGTTCAAGAACAAGGGCGTCCAGCCCATGCTCGACGCCGTGATCGACTACCTGCCGACGCCGCTCGACGTCCCCGCGATCCAGGGCCACGCCCTGAACCACGAGGAGACCATCGTCACCCGGGCGCCGTCGTCGACCGAGCCGTTCGCCGCGCTCGCCTTCAAGGTCGCGACGCACCCGTTCTTCGGCAAGCTGACCTACGTCCGGGTGTACTCGGGCAAGGTTCCGTCGGGTGCCCAGGTCTACAACTCCACCAAGGGCAAGAAGGAGCGCATCGGCAAGCTCTTCCAGATGCACTCCAACAAGGAGAACCCGGTGGACGAGGCGACCGCGGGGCACATCTACGCGTTCATCGGCCTCAAGGACGTCACCACCGGAGACACCCTGTGCGACCCGGCGAACCCGGTGGTCCTGGAGTCCATGACCTTCCCCGAGCCCGTCATCGACGTCGCGATCGAGCCCAAGACCAAGGGTGACCAGGAGAAGCTCGGCGTAGCGATCCAGAAGCTCGCCGAGGAGGACCCGACCTTCCGCGTCCGGCACGACGAGGAGACCGGCCAGACCGTCATCGGCGGCATGGGCGAGCTCCACCTCGACATCCTGGTCGAGCGCATGCGCCGCGAGTTCAAGGTCGACGCCAACGTGGGCAAGCCCCAGGTGGCGTACCGCGAGACGATCCGTCGTTCGGTCGTCAAGATCGACTACGTGCACAAGAAGCAGACCGGCGGCTCCGGCCAGTACGCGAAGATCCAGATGACCTTCGAGCCGCTCGACCCCGCCGAGGGCGAGCTGTACGAGTTCCAGAACAAGGTCTCCGGTGGCCGCATCCCGCGCGAGTACATCCCGTCGGTCGACGCGGGCATCCAGAGCGCCATGGAGCTCGGTGTCCTGGCCGGCTACCCCCTGGTCGGCGTCCGGGCGATCCTGCTCGACGGCGCCTCGCACGACGTCGACTCCTCGGAGATGGCGTTCAAGATCGCCGGTTCGATGATCCTCAAGGAGGCGGTCCGCAAGGCGGATCCCGTCCTTCTCGAGCCGGTCATGGCTGTCGAGGTACGTACGCCCGAGGAGTACATGGGCGACGTCATCGGCGACATCAACTCCCGTCGCGGCATGATCCACTCCATGGAGGACGCGACGGGCGTGAAGGTCATCCGGGCCAACGTGCCGCTCTCCGAGATGTTCGGGTACGTCGGTGACCTGCGGTCGAAGACCCAGGGCCGTGCGGTGTACTCGATGCAGTTCGACAGCTATGCCGAGGTTCCTCGTAATGTTGCCGAGGAGATCATCAAGAAGACCCGGGGCGAGTAG
- the rpsG gene encoding 30S ribosomal protein S7 produces MPRKGPAPKRPLIIDPVYGSPVVTQLINKVLLDGKKSVAEAIVYGALEGARDKTGGDPVVVLKRALENVRPSLEVRSRRVGGATYQVPVEVRPVRQTTLALRWLVDYSRARREKTMTERLMNEILDASNGLGAAVKRREDMHKMAESNKAFAHYRW; encoded by the coding sequence ATGCCTCGCAAGGGCCCGGCCCCGAAGCGGCCGCTCATCATCGACCCGGTCTACGGCTCACCCGTCGTGACCCAGCTGATCAACAAGGTTCTCCTGGACGGCAAGAAGTCCGTCGCCGAGGCCATCGTCTACGGCGCCCTCGAAGGTGCCCGCGACAAGACCGGCGGCGACCCCGTCGTCGTCCTCAAGCGCGCCCTGGAGAACGTGCGCCCGTCCCTCGAGGTGCGTTCGCGCCGCGTGGGTGGCGCGACGTACCAGGTCCCGGTCGAGGTCCGTCCGGTCCGCCAGACGACACTGGCGCTGCGCTGGCTCGTCGACTACTCGCGCGCCCGTCGCGAGAAGACGATGACCGAGCGCCTGATGAACGAGATCCTCGACGCGAGCAACGGCCTGGGTGCCGCGGTCAAGCGTCGCGAGGACATGCACAAGATGGCTGAGTCGAACAAGGCCTTCGCGCACTACCGCTGGTAA
- the rpsQ gene encoding 30S ribosomal protein S17 → MSTETNKAAEETVPSVGDHRAYRKTRRGYVISSKMDKTVVVEVEDRVKHPLYGKVLRRTSKVKAHDEANAAGAGDLVLIMETRPLSATKRWRVVEILEKAK, encoded by the coding sequence ATGAGCACCGAGACGAACAAGGCCGCCGAGGAGACAGTCCCCTCGGTCGGCGATCACCGGGCGTACCGCAAGACGCGGCGCGGCTACGTGATCAGCAGCAAGATGGACAAGACCGTCGTGGTCGAGGTCGAGGACCGGGTCAAGCACCCGCTCTACGGCAAGGTTTTGCGACGCACGAGCAAGGTCAAGGCGCACGACGAGGCCAATGCGGCCGGAGCGGGCGACCTTGTCCTGATCATGGAGACCCGTCCGCTGTCAGCGACAAAGCGCTGGCGTGTGGTGGAGATCCTCGAGAAGGCCAAGTAG
- the rplV gene encoding 50S ribosomal protein L22 produces the protein MEAKAQARFVRVTPQKARRVVDLIRGKQAEEAVATLMFAPQAAGETVRKVVESAIANARVKADRANEAFDVSKLVVSAAYVDEGPTLKRFRPRAQGRASQILKRTSHITVVVAPVEKKERTR, from the coding sequence ATGGAAGCCAAGGCGCAGGCACGGTTCGTCCGTGTCACGCCCCAGAAGGCCCGGCGCGTCGTGGACCTCATCCGTGGCAAGCAGGCCGAGGAGGCCGTCGCGACGCTGATGTTCGCGCCGCAGGCTGCTGGGGAGACCGTCCGCAAGGTGGTCGAGAGTGCGATCGCCAACGCCCGGGTCAAGGCCGACCGTGCCAATGAGGCGTTCGATGTCTCGAAGCTCGTGGTCTCGGCGGCGTACGTCGACGAGGGCCCGACGCTCAAGCGGTTCCGCCCCAGGGCGCAAGGTCGCGCGAGCCAGATCCTCAAGCGCACCAGCCACATCACGGTGGTCGTCGCGCCGGTCGAGAAGAAGGAGAGGACCCGATAG
- the rpsS gene encoding 30S ribosomal protein S19, translating into MPRSLKKGPFVDGHLQKKVDVQNEKGTKTVIKTWSRRSMITPDFLGHTFAVHDGRKHVPVFVTESMVGHKLGEFAPTRTFRGHEKDDRKARRR; encoded by the coding sequence ATGCCACGCAGCCTGAAGAAGGGCCCCTTCGTCGATGGCCACCTGCAGAAGAAGGTGGACGTCCAGAACGAGAAGGGCACCAAGACCGTCATCAAGACCTGGTCACGCAGGTCGATGATCACGCCCGACTTCCTCGGTCACACCTTTGCCGTGCACGACGGCCGCAAGCACGTCCCGGTCTTCGTGACCGAGTCGATGGTCGGCCACAAGCTCGGCGAGTTCGCCCCGACGCGGACGTTCCGCGGCCACGAGAAGGACGACCGCAAGGCGCGTCGCCGCTGA
- the rplW gene encoding 50S ribosomal protein L23 encodes MSTLDKNPRDILISPVVSEKSYGLLDEGKYTFVVDPRSNKTEIKIAVEQIFGVRVASVNTINRKGKARRTRFGLGKRKDTKRAIVTLREGTIDIFGGPVG; translated from the coding sequence GTGAGCACCCTGGACAAGAACCCGCGCGACATCCTGATCTCGCCGGTCGTCTCCGAGAAGAGCTACGGCCTGCTCGACGAGGGCAAGTACACCTTCGTGGTGGACCCTCGGTCGAACAAGACGGAGATCAAGATCGCCGTGGAGCAGATCTTCGGCGTGAGGGTTGCATCGGTCAACACGATCAACCGCAAGGGCAAGGCCCGTCGGACCCGCTTCGGGCTCGGCAAGCGCAAGGACACCAAGCGCGCCATCGTCACGCTGCGCGAGGGCACCATCGACATCTTCGGCGGGCCGGTCGGCTGA
- the tuf gene encoding elongation factor Tu, whose protein sequence is MAKAKFERTKPHVNIGTIGHVDHGKTTLTAAITKVLHDKYPAINPFTPFDEIDKAPEEKQRGITINIAHVEYQTEKRHYAHVDAPGHADYIKNMITGAAQMDGAILVVAATDGPMAQTREHVLLARQVGVPYLLVALNKADMVDDEEILELVELEVRELLTAQGFDGDNVPVVRVSGLKALEGDPKWTASVQELLDAVDESVPEPVRDMDKPFLMPIEDVFTITGRGTVVTGKVDRGKLPINSEVEIVGIRPAQKTTVTGIEMFHKQMDEAWAGENCGLLLRGIKREDVERGQVVAKPGSITPHTDFEAQVYILAKDEGGRHNPFYSNYRPQFYFRTTDVTGVITLPEGTEMVMPGDNTEMTVELIQPIAMEEGLGFAIREGGRTVGSGKVTKILK, encoded by the coding sequence GTGGCGAAGGCCAAGTTCGAGCGGACCAAGCCGCACGTCAACATCGGGACCATCGGTCACGTCGACCACGGCAAGACGACGCTGACCGCTGCGATCACGAAGGTGCTGCACGACAAGTACCCGGCGATCAACCCGTTCACGCCGTTCGACGAGATCGACAAGGCGCCCGAGGAGAAGCAGCGCGGTATCACGATCAACATCGCGCACGTCGAGTACCAGACCGAGAAGCGCCACTACGCGCACGTCGATGCACCCGGTCACGCGGACTACATCAAGAACATGATCACCGGTGCCGCTCAGATGGACGGCGCGATCCTCGTGGTCGCGGCGACCGACGGCCCGATGGCCCAGACCCGTGAGCACGTCCTGCTCGCCCGTCAGGTCGGTGTCCCGTACCTGCTCGTCGCGCTCAACAAGGCCGACATGGTCGACGACGAGGAGATCCTCGAGCTCGTCGAGCTGGAGGTGCGCGAGCTCCTCACCGCCCAGGGCTTCGACGGGGACAACGTGCCCGTCGTCCGCGTGTCGGGCCTCAAGGCCCTCGAGGGTGACCCGAAGTGGACCGCGTCGGTCCAGGAGCTGCTCGACGCCGTGGACGAGTCCGTCCCGGAGCCGGTCCGCGACATGGACAAGCCGTTCCTCATGCCGATCGAGGACGTCTTCACGATCACCGGTCGTGGCACTGTCGTGACCGGCAAGGTCGACCGCGGCAAGCTCCCGATCAACTCCGAGGTCGAGATCGTCGGCATCCGCCCGGCGCAGAAGACCACGGTGACCGGGATCGAGATGTTCCACAAGCAGATGGACGAGGCGTGGGCCGGCGAGAACTGTGGTCTCCTGCTCCGCGGCATCAAGCGTGAGGACGTCGAGCGCGGACAGGTCGTCGCGAAGCCGGGCTCGATCACGCCGCACACCGACTTCGAGGCCCAGGTCTACATCCTGGCCAAGGACGAGGGTGGGCGTCACAACCCGTTCTACTCGAACTACCGCCCGCAGTTCTACTTCCGCACCACCGACGTCACCGGCGTCATCACGCTGCCTGAGGGCACCGAGATGGTCATGCCCGGCGACAACACCGAGATGACGGTCGAGCTGATCCAGCCGATCGCCATGGAGGAGGGCCTCGGCTTCGCCATCCGTGAGGGTGGCCGGACCGTCGGCTCCGGCAAGGTGACCAAGATCCTGAAGTGA
- the rpsC gene encoding 30S ribosomal protein S3, which produces MGQKVNPHGYRLGITTDHRSRWFADSTKPGQRYRDYVREDVQIRKLMSTGLERAGIAKVEIERTRDRVRVDIHTARPGIVIGRRGAEADRIRGELEKLTGKQVQLNILEVKNAEIEAQLVAQGIAEQLASRVSFRRAMRKGMQSAQRAGAKGIRVQCSGRLGGAEMSRSEFYREGRVPLHTLRANIDFGLFEAKTTFGQIGVKVWIYKGDMTEKEFAREQATAGPRAPRGPRSDRPDRPARAGAGMGPRRDRADAPAPAAEAVTVVEPSAPETGTEA; this is translated from the coding sequence GTGGGCCAGAAGGTCAACCCGCACGGGTACCGCCTCGGCATCACCACCGACCACAGGTCGCGTTGGTTCGCCGACAGCACCAAGCCCGGACAGCGCTACCGCGACTACGTCCGCGAGGACGTCCAGATCCGCAAGCTGATGTCCACGGGCCTGGAGCGGGCCGGTATCGCCAAGGTCGAGATCGAGCGCACGCGTGACCGCGTGCGGGTCGACATCCACACGGCTCGCCCCGGCATCGTCATCGGTCGCCGTGGCGCCGAGGCCGACCGCATCCGCGGCGAGCTCGAGAAGCTCACCGGCAAGCAGGTGCAGCTGAACATCCTCGAGGTCAAGAACGCCGAGATCGAGGCACAGCTGGTCGCTCAGGGGATCGCCGAGCAGCTCGCGAGCCGCGTGTCGTTCCGTCGTGCGATGCGCAAGGGCATGCAGTCCGCCCAGCGCGCCGGCGCCAAGGGCATCCGGGTCCAGTGCTCGGGCCGCCTCGGTGGCGCCGAGATGAGCCGCTCGGAGTTCTACCGTGAGGGTCGGGTCCCGCTGCACACGCTGCGCGCCAACATCGACTTCGGTCTCTTCGAGGCCAAGACGACGTTCGGCCAGATCGGCGTGAAGGTGTGGATCTACAAGGGCGACATGACGGAGAAGGAGTTCGCCCGCGAGCAGGCGACCGCCGGCCCGCGTGCACCCCGTGGCCCGCGTTCCGACCGCCCCGACCGTCCGGCTCGCGCCGGTGCCGGAATGGGTCCGCGCCGCGACCGTGCCGACGCGCCGGCTCCGGCAGCCGAGGCTGTCACGGTGGTTGAGCCGAGCGCACCTGAGACCGGGACGGAGGCCTGA
- the rpmC gene encoding 50S ribosomal protein L29 yields the protein MAIGSKELAPIELDGKDDDALVAELKKAKEELFNLRFQSATGQLESHGRLKAVRRDIARIYTILRERELGIRTAPSSSAE from the coding sequence ATGGCTATCGGGTCGAAGGAGCTTGCTCCGATCGAGCTTGACGGCAAGGACGACGACGCGCTCGTCGCCGAGCTGAAGAAGGCCAAGGAGGAGCTGTTCAACCTCCGCTTCCAGTCCGCCACCGGTCAGCTCGAGAGCCACGGTCGGCTCAAGGCCGTACGTCGTGACATCGCGCGGATCTACACGATCCTGCGCGAGCGCGAGCTCGGCATCCGTACCGCACCCAGCTCAAGCGCTGAGTGA
- the rplD gene encoding 50S ribosomal protein L4, with product MTTLTVDVLDAKGKKAGTADLPAEVFDVQTNVPLIHQVVVAQLAAARQGTHSTKRRGEVSGGGKKPYKQKGTGRARQGSIRAPQFTGGGVVHGPKPRDYSQRTPKKMKVAALRGALSDRARAGRIHVIEGFVIEGSVPSTKIAIETLSVISSRRNVLVVLERGDEAAWKSLRNADKAHLLLADQLNTYDVLISDDVVFTRGALEAFLSRPAVGRGAKAVATSTEASALDAEETK from the coding sequence ATGACCACGCTGACCGTGGACGTCCTGGACGCCAAGGGGAAGAAGGCCGGCACCGCCGACCTTCCCGCCGAGGTGTTCGACGTCCAGACGAACGTTCCGCTGATCCACCAGGTCGTGGTCGCGCAGCTTGCTGCGGCCCGGCAGGGTACGCACTCCACCAAGAGGCGCGGCGAGGTCTCCGGTGGCGGCAAGAAGCCGTACAAGCAGAAGGGCACAGGTCGCGCCCGTCAGGGCTCGATCCGCGCTCCGCAGTTCACCGGTGGTGGTGTGGTGCACGGCCCCAAGCCGCGCGACTACAGCCAGCGCACACCCAAGAAGATGAAGGTCGCCGCCCTGCGCGGTGCCTTGTCCGACCGGGCCCGCGCCGGCCGTATCCACGTCATCGAAGGCTTCGTGATCGAGGGGTCCGTCCCGTCGACCAAGATTGCCATCGAGACGCTCTCGGTGATCTCGTCGCGGCGCAACGTGCTGGTGGTCCTCGAACGGGGTGACGAGGCGGCCTGGAAGTCGCTGCGGAACGCCGACAAGGCGCACCTGCTGCTCGCCGACCAGCTCAACACCTATGACGTGCTGATCTCGGACGACGTCGTGTTCACGCGCGGCGCGCTCGAGGCGTTCCTCTCGCGTCCTGCTGTGGGTCGTGGGGCCAAGGCCGTCGCGACCTCGACCGAGGCGTCCGCCCTGGATGCGGAGGAGACGAAGTGA
- the rpsL gene encoding 30S ribosomal protein S12, with the protein MPTIQQLVRKGRTSKQTSSKTPALKGSPQRRGVCTRVYTTTPKKPNSALRKVARVKLSSQIEVTAYIPGVGHNLQEHSIVLVRGGRVKDLPGVRYKIVRGALDTQGVKNRKQARSRYGAKKEKS; encoded by the coding sequence GTGCCCACGATTCAGCAGCTCGTGCGCAAGGGGCGGACGTCCAAGCAGACGTCGTCCAAGACGCCGGCTCTCAAGGGGAGCCCTCAGCGGCGCGGTGTCTGCACCCGCGTCTACACCACCACGCCGAAGAAGCCGAACTCCGCGCTCCGCAAGGTCGCGCGCGTCAAGCTCTCGAGCCAGATTGAGGTCACGGCCTACATCCCGGGCGTCGGCCACAACCTGCAGGAGCACTCGATCGTGCTCGTGCGCGGCGGCCGGGTGAAGGACCTCCCCGGTGTCCGTTACAAGATCGTGCGGGGCGCCCTCGACACGCAGGGCGTCAAGAACCGCAAGCAGGCCCGCAGCCGGTACGGCGCCAAGAAGGAGAAGAGCTGA